The Strix uralensis isolate ZFMK-TIS-50842 chromosome 5, bStrUra1, whole genome shotgun sequence genome segment TCCCTGGTGGACTTGCAGTAAAGTCAGTGGGAAACCCTAGAGATCAGTTTCACCTAAGGTATCACAgcctatataaatatttatagtaATAGCTCCAACCATTGTCACTGCGGTGGCTGTTAAACCTCCATGAGAATTCTCCTGTAATTGACGTACCATTAAAATAAAGTGTTGCCAACATACTCTGCGTTCACTCTGTTGTTAAAATAGTGAGCTATGAAAACTGTCTATTTATTCTTAAACTGGTCTCCCTGAAAATACATGAGTTTTAGAAAAAATAGCATGTTCCCACTTAAACCAGCCATTGTAATTTAACAGTTTGGAATGAATGGTAAGTGCTTATATGTTAGGTTAGCAAAGAGGTATACACCAGCTCAATTACAATTACAGCAGTGTTGTATCCCTGACGTTTACTCTTGGTCCAGGCGTATATTAACCATGGCAAAGCATCGGCCTAGGCTCTGGAAGAACGGTACGACGAAAACATCTGTCAGGCTCTTCCATATAGTTTGCACTGAAGGCAAGACCATGAGACAGGTTTTCACAAAAGGCACCACAATCCtgtaaaagagaaaatggaagatTTGAAGATTGCTGCTGCTATAGCATGGGGAAATCAGGCTAACCAAACTCAAGTGGGAGATCTTGTGGAAGAGGAAGTGATTTTATAACTCTCAATCTAATCTCTAAACAAGTTGATTTTACACTCTTGCACTCATTCTCCAACAATTTTGTTCGCTCACAGCCTCACACCTGCACATGCAGAAGCACCATGATGCACGTGGTCCTCTGGCCGGGATCACCTGTGTGCAACAGAGGGGACAGGAGACGCCAGCTTTCTTTTCATCatgtctctgctttttcttaattGGCCATGCTGAGCTAAGTTTGGGACATACCTTTTACAGGGGTGAACTGTTGCCattctctccctgctgctgggagggctggTGTATGTGATACGCTGCAACCTTGATGCCACCCCACTGTGGCTGAGGAGCAGAGTCAGCTGCTAAGGACTCATTTGTGCTGTGGGCATATCCGAGTGTGGGTCTTCGGGGCTTAACAGAAACATCACATTCCCCAGTTTGATCGACTGGGAACAGCGCTCTTTATGATCTGGTCTTGTTCTGCTGTCtcttttggtgtttcttttttccctctctctctcacactcacaTGCACAGGCACATACGCACAACGCCATTCCTGTCTTGTTCCTACCAATCTAACGGCGCTGTTACAAATTGCTACAATAAAACAGAAACGGTAAAGCAATATCCAGTTACACTGGATTAGTATAGTACAGAGACATGCCGAACCTCAGAAAAATGGGATCTTGCTGATCCTGTAGTGTTTTTGATTTGTAGGTGAGAAACTACAGTAGAATGAGGTCAAAACTCCTGGTCAGGGGATAGATCTTTTTATTCACTCAGGGTGCATACTTGAAAGTATTGTGCTTTCATCTCCTGAGCACTAGTAACCATCTGGGGATGCTCACCATATATCCTAATTCCAAAGCAATGTCATTAGTGGTGGCTTAAACCAAGCATACTAACAATGGAGGCGAGCCAGAAGTGCACACATGGGCAGCTCAACAAGGGCCAGGGGATACATCATAACTGACCACACTATTTTGAGTTATTGTCTTGTTTTAATCATTTACTGGCCAAAACCCCTGGTCATTTCACTAAGCTGGATGTTCTTATTTGGGTGCAGACAAATGAAATGTATAAATAATTTACGTAATACTGAAGTGGTACTAGAGCAaggttttaaaaatctctgtgcCATATAGACCACATTTATTTCCTAAATTAGGTAGAAGAAGCTATAGATTATCTCGATAAAGATAATAAACTCTGTTCTAGTTTGCTGTGACATTCAGAATTTAAGATCCCAGTCTTGCATTCACGTAATTCCAGAACACTCATTGACTTTGGTTGGAATGAggggaaatatttaatttactatttcatcataaagctgaaaaatgtttaaGTATTGTGCAATTCCAACTAGTACCGCTCAGAATAACAAcgtagaaaaaaacccatacgTTTAAAAAAAGTTGAAGCTTAGAAATGTAAAGAatcaaaatgaattattttcagtgtttgtctAGCCAGATTCTCAGCTTTTATCATACAATGCAAGCCATATACTAGTATGTCTATGCTGCAGTCTAAGCTAACCCAGATGGATTTGAACAAGAATAGTTTTTCTGAAACGTTCTCTTCTTTTGTCTGTGCTGAAACAGCTAGCAATATACACACCATATAGAACTGTGAGCGCTACTGGAATAATGTGCACCTAGTTTTAAACTGAACTCAGTAAACTATGTGTTTTATAACCACCTATAGTATCACTGCATATAGAATAGATAATTTCTAGAGAATAAAATTAGGGCTTCATGTGTTAGAATACAGTTGATAAACATCAgtaatgcaaagggaaaaaaaaatggtatttctccAAGCAATGCAGGGAAAACACCAGAAATGGCTACTCAGCTTGTGTTGACTTCACcccttttccatttcagttagTTTATAGAGGCTATGTCACTGCTCCTTTGCTGCAATCTAAAATTATTTTggcctgcatttttttttaaatctagctgaattgcagagaagcaaaaaagaTGACATTTCTATTGGACCTTCTGTCGACAGAATCACACAAAACATAAACTAAACAAATACCACACTATGCAGAAGTTTCACAGAAAGATGTAGTGAATCACCAGGATGTCATTAGGGAAGGCTGGAAAAGCAATAATCATACTGCTTGCAACTGCTGTAGTAGTCATTCACACAACACCAGAACTCAACCTCGTTTGATAATGTTAAATACAATAAATATCAAAATGTTTTGGTAATGTTTTAACACTTGCTATCCAATTTTAGGGTAAATGCATGCAAAAACCAATGTAGGCTAACTCCGTAGGAGAATACGTTAGACATGCTAGCAACCAAAGCTAATTAAcgtaaataattttcaattttaaaatcaaagtcaGTCTACTTAGACAACAATTACTCAAACACctttcttcagagaagaaaatcctTTACACCCGAGAGAGCAGTAAAAGgtattttctaacttttaaaaaatatgagcGTGTCTACATGTATGTAAGTACACATCCTGTTCTGCATAGGATATGTTATCCTACTGTGTGGCATTTCCAAATAATCAGAGAGTGTGATGTGCTGGTCACTccacagaaaatataaataaccATGTGCCATTAGAAGCTATGTATTATGTTTTTGGTGACCTGTCAAAGAAACATTAACATATACATCCTTTACTCCTAGTGCTTTCGGTATACCCCAGTCTGCACTTCTGTTCACAGAAATGGTAACTTTGCGTAATGTCTAACAGCGGAAGTAAAGTCAGCATATCCCAAGGGTATCAATATTGGTACTACTAGTGTTACCCCATGTTAAAGCTTTGGGAAGAAAATCAAAGCTCTGTTGAATCTGGCATCTGAACTGAAGCATAGCCAAGGTATTTCAACTACCTATATAACCTCTCATTGAATCTTGCTATGTATATATCTCATAAAATACTCATCCCTTCACTAAGTAGAAGGAATTACCGCTTTTGGGAACTGTTCAACTGAAAAGAGCAAACGATCACATTTTTTCCATCCTATcctattttctcttccttctgttcAAGGCATGACATCTACAAAATTATACCCATCAGcctttctcactttttctcacattactttttttctgctaatCCCTGAGGGAACATTGTTGAGAACCAAACACCTCTTGGATATGGCAGAGTAATTCCCACTGGTAAGGGTGTTTTCAGTTCAAAGCAGTTCAATTTTTCACAGAGTTGGACAATGTGGTTGGAGAaatcattcaatgttaattcagGATTCCTGCTTCAAAGTGAAGAATCATATCTTCTCCTGCAAAGTTTTTCAAAATGGAACCTCAGACACGTCTTAATGCTATTTTTCAAATGCTATACTATTCAGTGGTTAAATTACCTAATTCCAAGTATGCATGTGTACTACATCATGATTTTGAATTAAAAGTCTTGCATGGCCCTACAATATAAGCAACCATTGTGAACAGATGGCTAAATGTTACCTAGCAGCTGCAGAGCTTTTTGTCAAGACCCATTTTAACCTTTGGGATTTTCATGAGTGAGGCAAGAGATAACTGCCAAAGCTTTCCAGGACCCGTACATAGTATATGAAGTGCATTAAACCCAAACATTATATATCCCAGGTCCTGGGTAGACTGGAAAAGATAAAGCTAAAAAGGAAGCAAGACAACATCCACCTACTTCCTCTTCAGAAGCTGAGGGATATATACTGGACATGAAAGAAGAGGCATCAAGGTAACACCAGATCATAAGGTGAGTCTTCACAGCATAGCTGTACTGTAATTACTTTTGATTTCACACAGCCAGCAGGGAGATGGTTTTGGGGTTGAGTATGATAGCAATAAGTTAGGTGAATGGGGTTGTGGAGAAAGAGGTAAGAGATGATGCATGTCCATATCTACTTCTCTGCCTATAAGTCCCTGGCTACATTGTAGCACTGTGAATGGAAGCTCAAGCCCAGAGGAGCTCCGAATACCTACAGCTCCAGCTGTGGTAAGCTGGCTGAGTCCTTGTGCTTTAGAGCCCATCTCGGATCCAAGACTCAAGTTATAGATCCTCAAATGAACCACTGATTCTTAGCATAAATATGCAACATGCCAGAACCCTATTCAGGCAAGACAAAAAAGCATATATCAGATTCAAGTGTTAATTTCCAAGAGACAGCAAACATGTTGCTTGGAACAAGAATCAATCCCTGATCTATAATAAATATCATTATTTTGCATGTGCTGCCTGGAAAACCTAGTGTTCTGGTAGTGTTCAAAAACAAATAACCTTAACAGCCTCAATCTAAGGACATGTTTAAAAGCTTACTAATATTCACAGAAAGATGTTAAATCTCAGTCTGACACATTCTGCCATGTATAGTCTGTGGTGAGAATGACAGCCATCAGTAAAGGAGAAGAAATGTGGAGAAGTAGCCTTCCTTGAACTGGCTTCTAACTAGTAGGTCACCAGCCTACTAGCTGGCACAGTTTCAGCCCATCAGTATCTTTTACCAAGTAGTGTAAAACTGGATTCTGGCTCAAGCAGACAGTTTGAGAACAGGAGCAGAATATGCTCCATCTTTatagttaaaaatgaaaatctacccagctttctttttgctttccatGAAGTCTCACATATTCCTTCTTTAGCAAACTTTTTGCTGGTGGAAGACAACATTTACTATCAGGTATGAGGGGGCAACTCATGATGTGCTCTTGACACATGAGAAATGCCGAGTCAGACTTCTGTGGATTTTTAGCATGCTGACAAAACTGCAACAACACGTGTCACAATCAACAGAGCACTTCCAAAGGTTGTTGAAACACCTTTGAATTTAGTCTCAGGAAAGGCTCCCCTAGGGCAGATCAGCATCATCATCTCACTGGTTTGGATGATGAAAGTGAGGCACAGTAGCTCTGATAAGCCCTCCTGCAGGCAGCTATGTGGGAGGGTGTGCCCAGGGTTTTCCCATGATGTTTCACCAGTTGAAGACAGAGTTATAATGGAATTCCCTTCCTCTCACCCTCTCACAAAACAAGgagttactatttttttcagatgctactatttttttcagatgcaaTGGAGCTACATGGGAGCCAGTACCATGTGTTTAGGGTGCCCATACCTGCACAGCTCCTGTGCTACCCTCTCAAATGCAGAAACTTTGAACTCTTTGCTTTACTTCCAAGAAATATGGAATGTGGAGACCTTCAGAGAAGCTAAGTTAGTCTCAATGCATTCCACCTTTGTGTTGGAACAAATCCAGCTTGTGGTTGTGGGAAGATGAGACAGTGTTGGCTTTGGATGGTAGCACTGGATGGGGTCCAAGCGGGTGCAGATAGCACTACTGAGTTATGTGATTCTTTCACACCCATCCCAGGCGCAAGAAAGATCAAAATGAAAGATCACTTCTGTAGTGACAATGAATGTAGGGAAAGAAAATTAGTTGTTGGGGAAGCCAGTGTGTTCACAGAAAGTCAAGGGAAACTTTTCAAATGAAGTGCCACATTCAGACAGTCCTATTTCAGATATACTGAGAACCCACAGTTCCTGAGAGAGTCACTAGGGACTACTTGCATAAATAGAAACTGAACTCTGGGTCCTGGTTCAGTGAAACTCATGTCTATGTACCCAGGCTGTGAAATCGGGATAGAAGATCATTCTGAAGCACAAGAAACTTTAATTAGAGTCTTAATAAATAGGGCATCAGTGAATTCTTCCATAGTTATTCCACTACTGGAAATCTGTATGTCCACCAAACCCTTTTGCAGTAACATGGTACAGTACAGCGCAGTGACAGCTGACAGACCTAAACGACTGGGCACACTATGCAATGTTCATCGTGATTTGGTGACTAGCAGGTGAGCAGCTCTAAACTACATTGCAAGTGCTTTAGGTATTATGCAAACTTTATGCTTCAAAATTCAAGTTAATCAGTTTTTGAAGTGGCTCATGACAATGCCATCAACCCAAACTTTCATTCcacttttgaaaactgaaatctgCATTCAACAGATTGCAACCACAGGTTCAGACAACCAATGTATTCCTATTGCTTTGAGTTTGTTTCCCAGTTTCTGgattgtattttgttttccttaacaACTTCTTCATGATTCCAGTGTTACCCAAGTCAAATGAGACTTTGCCCAAAACCCATGTATATGGAAAATCCTGGTTCGCAGGAATGATGTTGATAATCTGCATTCACCCCTTCCTCTGCAGCCTGCTGGATTCTCCATTCTTTCCTCAAACTCACTCTCTTCCctgtctttcttccttctgtacaATCCTCTGCCTTTCTAGTCTCAGGGTACTCTTCCCTGGTATTTTGCCAGTATATTCTGTTTAAAGTACATGAGGTTTGCTGTGACTTGAAGGGCTACTGTATTTGCCTGTGAACCTGGGCCATGGCCAGAAGCAGCTTTCCTGAGCACAGCAGGGGTTTTTTGCTTAGGTGGAAGTGCTGTGGGGCACTGCACCTCGAGTGGCCATGTACCAGATGCAAGGCAGTGACAGTAGATTTTGTGACAGTAGCAAAGAAAGAGTGAGCTGGGCCCTCAAAAGCTTCcttcatttgaggaaaaaaaaaaaaagaaagaggtaacCGTACTGAGAAGGTGTCAGGTGTAAAGAATACTTCTGCCTCGGTCTCTCATTTCAAACACATATGTTTTAAGAACTTGTACTCTAAAAAACCAAGCAATCATTATTATTACTCCAGAAGCCAGCCGAGGCTGGAATGCATTGCGGTAGGAGCCGTACAAATGGTAAAACAGGCTCTCTGCCCCGGGGAGCTTACAGAGACATGACAGACTGCTGGAAAAAGCAAGGCAGGGAACTGAATCACAGAGAACacactgttttcatttctctccctttaaaaacaaagcagataaTGTAAGCTGATCTGACTACCGGTTGTAAAGGCAGTGGTGAAGGGTTAGGCAGCAATGCTACAGCGGAGAGTTCTGCTGAGCTGTCTGCAGAGCCCACGCACCGACGGGCAGCAAAACGCCCTTACCAGATGTGCAGGCAGCTGAGCACCGCGAAGACGATCCCCACAACCAGGGCCAGCGGAATGGCAAGGACCAGAGTCAGGAGCTTGTAGATCAAGTACTTGCTGAGCTCAAAGAGCGCGTGGCTGCAGATCCAGACTTTGTCGAAGGAGTGGGTGAGCTCGGGTTCCGCGATCACGTCCTCGAACCCCAGCTGGAACCAGAAGCAGGTCTGCCCTTACGCGGAGTCGGGGCGAAGGGAGGCCGCCGGGTTGCCCCCCCGCCGGGCTGCGCCCCCGCCGGGCTGACCTGACCCCCCGCCGGGCTgaccccccgcccgccgccccgccgagggccccggcccggccgccgagcccgagccccggccccggccccggccccgcccgcccggcgcagcccccgccgcgctgGCTCCCCGCGGCCGCGGGCCGACGCGCACCTGGAGGTGGGCGTTCAGCCCCTGGGGGTCGCGGTCCAGCTCGTCCTCCGCGCACTTCTCCGCCTccggcagcgcggggccgccACTCCGCGGGAGGTTGTCGTCGTCCATGAAAATGCGGGTATCCGCTTTCTCCGTCTCCAGCCCCATGGCGCTGCCCGCCGCTCCGCggctgccggcccggcccggccctgccctgccccgtcCGGACCCGCCGGGCTggggcggagcggggctgcccgggACACGCCccgcgggccgcgccgccgccgggagcgggagcgggagcgggagcgggagc includes the following:
- the CAV2 gene encoding caveolin-2 — its product is MGLETEKADTRIFMDDDNLPRSGGPALPEAEKCAEDELDRDPQGLNAHLQLGFEDVIAEPELTHSFDKVWICSHALFELSKYLIYKLLTLVLAIPLALVVGIVFAVLSCLHIWIVVPFVKTCLMVLPSVQTIWKSLTDVFVVPFFQSLGRCFAMVNIRLDQE